In the genome of Bacteroidales bacterium, one region contains:
- a CDS encoding SpoIIE family protein phosphatase, producing the protein MSRFILVITIIFLNISYLAAKKFDQLQFVRYTTEHGLPVGTVWKVYQDSCGYIWFGTENGLTFFDGLQFKTFSTSGSKVKSLSNNKVYDIIQGYDKKTYIATAEGINVFDKISGNFSVLEINDTVVNYQNQPVRSLFVESDSILLAGYQTLGLVRINLKTKNATIVKLVDGNLYVRSIAKTDDQKHLISTFGKGFFVIDQNGKIENYRVCDSHKDPVELEGRNRVNQVFDHNEKYSLIATERGLFRFNKRSKTISEVVITSLKNKNGAAPQVRKILRDSNGDIWIATYAGLLYVENNNIESGHLFETEENSEYCISSNRLLDIMEDKGGSIWISNFDVGVNVIHGTDVRFHHICKSDAPNSLPANIVTAFEKLDSRRMLIGTTGGGISIFNIDTDDFINLNQKYKTLSSRVLSIHKDRAGIIWIGTWGEGLQKLDIETGKVSSYKKGHDQDKSLDNNTVIQIVQDDAEHLWIATFSGLNRLNIITNEIEQFDEYLGIGNTAIYTIFKDSDNSLWLGTNGKGLILFHPKTKSVERYVTDESDSLSIASNTIYYITKDTQGNYYIGTEKGISVLKSGKNKFYTIDESHGISNNIVWAIIEDSKQNFWISGNKGITRYNSNLEISNPEAFKTYGKKDGLRSLEFSQGAYYYDKSLNLIYFGGIQGFYYFNPLKIEPRKFAPEIQITSIKVMDNEYDSDTSVTFMKSLTLPYSKNFLSFEFVSLDYFEPTNNLFQYKLSGQTEKWSQPSTRNYVSFPDLKEGSYVLHIRGTNSEGYWSDKQRSINITITPPWWRTNAAYISYVLTIIIGVLSFVRWRTYKLAHEKKVLEAIVAERTKELKQKNEDITASIQYAKRIQQAIIFPKITEFLRVFPESFVFFKPKDIVSGDFFWYGKKGDRQFFAAADCTGHGVPGAFMSIIGNNLLEKVVYEYGMSEPHEILTQLDIEVKRNLGQKGRRNDTFDGMDIALCAIDEGSNKLLYSGAYRPLMLIRNNEIIQYKATRGSIGGSQIKQEKIFDTEIIDLQKNDTIYIYSDGITDQFGGPQNRKFSSSNLYKTLLEIQDKSMLEQEVIIENIMREWLEGYVQIDDIILTGVRFENV; encoded by the coding sequence ATGAGCCGTTTTATTCTTGTTATAACCATCATATTTCTGAATATTAGTTATTTAGCTGCGAAAAAATTTGACCAGCTACAGTTTGTTAGATACACAACAGAACATGGTTTACCTGTTGGTACTGTCTGGAAAGTTTATCAAGATTCATGCGGCTATATTTGGTTTGGTACTGAAAATGGGCTTACTTTTTTCGATGGTTTGCAGTTTAAAACATTCTCTACTAGTGGTTCAAAAGTAAAATCTTTGAGTAATAATAAAGTTTACGACATTATTCAAGGTTACGATAAAAAGACATACATAGCAACTGCTGAAGGGATAAACGTATTTGACAAAATATCGGGGAATTTCTCTGTTTTAGAGATTAACGATACAGTAGTCAATTATCAAAATCAGCCTGTTAGGAGTCTTTTTGTTGAATCTGATTCAATTCTTTTAGCTGGATATCAAACACTCGGACTTGTACGTATCAATCTAAAAACAAAAAATGCAACAATTGTTAAACTAGTTGACGGCAATTTATATGTCCGTTCAATAGCAAAAACAGATGATCAAAAGCATTTAATATCAACTTTTGGGAAAGGTTTTTTTGTAATTGATCAAAATGGAAAAATTGAAAACTATCGCGTATGTGATAGTCACAAAGACCCAGTTGAACTTGAGGGACGAAACCGTGTTAATCAGGTGTTTGATCATAATGAAAAGTACAGTTTGATAGCTACTGAACGAGGTTTATTTAGGTTCAATAAACGTAGTAAAACTATTTCTGAAGTAGTTATTACAAGTCTTAAAAATAAAAACGGAGCAGCTCCACAAGTCAGAAAAATATTGCGAGATAGTAATGGCGACATATGGATTGCGACTTACGCAGGATTACTATACGTAGAAAATAACAACATAGAAAGCGGACACCTGTTTGAAACAGAGGAAAATAGTGAGTATTGTATATCAAGTAACCGACTACTTGACATAATGGAGGATAAGGGAGGCTCAATTTGGATAAGTAATTTTGATGTGGGAGTTAATGTTATACACGGGACAGATGTGCGTTTCCATCATATTTGTAAATCAGACGCTCCGAACTCACTTCCTGCAAATATTGTAACAGCTTTTGAAAAACTAGATAGTCGCAGAATGCTAATAGGTACTACCGGAGGAGGTATATCAATATTTAATATAGATACAGACGATTTTATTAATCTTAATCAAAAATATAAAACGTTAAGTAGCAGAGTATTATCTATACATAAAGATAGAGCAGGAATAATATGGATTGGAACATGGGGAGAAGGACTACAAAAGTTAGATATCGAAACCGGAAAAGTAAGTTCATATAAAAAAGGACATGATCAAGACAAATCTCTTGACAACAACACGGTTATTCAAATAGTCCAAGACGATGCAGAACACTTGTGGATAGCAACATTTAGTGGTTTAAATAGACTAAACATTATAACCAACGAAATAGAGCAATTTGATGAATATTTAGGAATAGGGAATACAGCCATATACACTATATTCAAGGATTCTGACAACTCTCTTTGGTTGGGAACAAACGGGAAAGGTCTTATATTATTTCATCCCAAAACGAAATCTGTCGAACGATATGTAACCGATGAATCCGATTCGCTTTCAATTGCAAGCAATACCATATATTATATAACAAAAGACACGCAAGGTAATTATTATATAGGTACAGAAAAAGGTATATCGGTTTTGAAATCGGGGAAAAACAAGTTCTATACCATTGATGAATCGCATGGGATTTCAAACAATATTGTTTGGGCAATAATTGAGGATAGCAAACAAAACTTCTGGATTAGCGGAAACAAGGGAATAACCCGATATAATTCCAACCTAGAAATATCAAATCCCGAAGCTTTTAAAACTTATGGAAAAAAAGATGGCTTAAGAAGTCTTGAGTTTAGTCAAGGAGCATATTACTATGACAAGAGCTTAAATCTTATATACTTTGGTGGCATACAGGGTTTTTATTACTTTAATCCATTGAAGATTGAGCCTAGAAAGTTTGCGCCCGAAATACAAATTACCTCGATAAAGGTTATGGATAATGAGTATGATTCTGACACATCGGTTACATTTATGAAGTCGTTGACACTACCGTACTCAAAAAACTTTTTATCATTCGAGTTTGTAAGTCTCGACTATTTTGAACCAACCAATAATCTTTTTCAATATAAGTTGTCGGGTCAGACAGAAAAATGGTCGCAACCAAGTACAAGAAATTACGTGTCATTTCCTGACTTGAAAGAAGGAAGTTATGTTTTACATATTCGTGGAACTAACAGCGAGGGGTATTGGAGCGATAAGCAACGCTCAATAAATATAACCATCACCCCACCTTGGTGGAGAACCAACGCTGCATACATTTCATATGTTTTAACAATAATAATAGGCGTTTTAAGTTTTGTACGGTGGCGGACATATAAGCTTGCACACGAGAAAAAGGTTTTGGAGGCAATTGTTGCAGAGCGAACCAAAGAGTTAAAACAGAAAAACGAAGATATTACAGCTAGCATTCAGTACGCAAAACGAATACAGCAAGCAATAATATTTCCTAAAATTACTGAATTCTTACGCGTTTTTCCTGAATCATTCGTCTTTTTTAAACCTAAAGATATTGTAAGTGGAGATTTTTTCTGGTATGGGAAAAAGGGTGATCGTCAATTTTTTGCCGCAGCTGATTGTACTGGTCATGGAGTTCCAGGTGCATTTATGAGCATTATTGGAAATAATTTGTTGGAAAAAGTTGTGTATGAGTACGGAATGTCAGAGCCACACGAAATACTCACTCAACTTGATATAGAAGTAAAAAGAAACTTAGGTCAGAAAGGCCGTCGCAATGATACGTTTGATGGAATGGATATTGCCCTGTGTGCTATTGATGAAGGCAGTAACAAACTTCTTTACTCGGGAGCTTATCGACCCTTAATGTTAATAAGAAACAACGAAATTATACAATATAAAGCTACAAGAGGCTCTATTGGTGGAAGTCAAATAAAACAAGAAAAAATATTTGATACCGAAATAATTGATCTACAGAAAAATGATACTATATATATCTATTCTGATGGAATAACCGATCAGTTTGGAGGTCCACAAAATAGGAAATTCAGCTCTTCAAATTTATACAAAACTCTGTTGGAGATACAAGATAAATCCATGTTGGAGCAAGAAGTCATTATTGAAAATATCATGCGCGAATGGTTAGAAGGTTACGTACAAATTGATGATATTATACTGACAGGTGTTAGATTTGAAAACGTATAG
- a CDS encoding 2-phosphosulfolactate phosphatase, which yields METKPHLDICFSPLQYNVYHRPGNIVVLVDVIRATTVFATALFHGATKIVALQEIEETMEYGKMGYLTAGERDSYKLEGFDFGNSPLEYCNDKIKGKSIAITTTNGTQALSVVPESTKVITGAWVNETVLLDYLRNCDKNILLLCAGWKFADSIEDTLFAGQLASKLLADSHYTTSDSTQIAISLANIAKNNELEFILSHSPRLKSKYDMLKDDIAYSLKRDVAPVIPNLVNKAFVCQ from the coding sequence ATGGAAACAAAACCACATTTAGATATTTGCTTCTCTCCATTGCAATATAACGTTTATCACAGACCCGGTAATATAGTGGTTCTTGTAGATGTTATAAGAGCAACAACAGTTTTTGCGACAGCTCTATTCCACGGAGCAACAAAAATAGTAGCTCTGCAGGAAATTGAAGAGACCATGGAGTATGGTAAGATGGGCTACTTGACTGCCGGTGAAAGGGATAGTTATAAGTTAGAAGGTTTCGACTTTGGCAATTCCCCTTTAGAATATTGCAACGATAAAATAAAAGGCAAATCAATTGCAATAACTACAACCAACGGTACGCAAGCATTAAGTGTTGTTCCCGAATCGACAAAAGTAATTACAGGCGCATGGGTTAACGAAACAGTACTATTAGATTATTTAAGAAACTGTGATAAAAACATCTTACTACTTTGTGCAGGCTGGAAATTTGCCGACAGTATAGAAGACACACTTTTTGCGGGGCAACTCGCCTCAAAATTGCTTGCTGATAGTCATTATACAACTTCTGATAGCACACAAATAGCAATCTCGTTGGCAAATATTGCAAAAAACAATGAACTTGAGTTTATACTAAGTCACTCCCCGAGACTAAAATCAAAATATGATATGCTGAAAGATGATATCGCATATAGTTTAAAAAGAGATGTTGCTCCTGTAATTCCAAATCTTGTAAACAAAGCATTTGTTTGCCAATAA
- a CDS encoding T9SS type A sorting domain-containing protein has translation MKTNKLSFLLAIVLIFTISAHGQYVTPGNNSSFTLTDLVNVSTGVVTGGDGHFLISNALTISATDTLKILTDDTVLVSATMRITVEGVLICNPPNLAVFRAQDTTAPFDGFRFNDSHNSLLQNASIEFAGGNRVIGSNMTINNCRFYKNAYSQTSGAIDVFQCNPTISNCTFDQNQRCGVSSGTNASASPKILNCYFYKNGTLNQNRPQINLGSGSSESDTVIIRGNTIIGEYPRVGGISAATLTGGQLKIVVDSNYIVGNRYGINMQGAGVNYVITNNDIIDNNLETNPNLGGSGISFSTGNSGIVSNNLITGNLWGITILNSAQPNIGEIEPSVVNTGKNHIYNNGNNGQTYNLYNNTSGLIKAQNNYWGTNDVDSVELGIFHYPDDSTLGLVDYLPIYQNNQMLSFELTDGSVSATGNIEGETITVQFNTTVNVENLTATFTVSDGATVFVNNEQQISGVSTQNFNDTVIYTVVAENLETRDYSVVVTIYEASNENQLLTFSLTDGNETAVGVITGNIVNVDFDSEVDLSQLTATFTLSDSATAWVNGELQESGVSIQNFSDTVIYTIMAENLETRDYAVVVTAYVPSNENQLLTFSLTDGEQTAEGEITGNVVKAVFFAYTDLSQLTATFTLSDKATALVNGVEQVSGETVNDYTDTVTYVIRAENGETNEYIVIAEIHVGINHANIDVKIMPNPANENVMIQSDCKILNINLYEINGKLIKSWEADSDSKLIEVGDISGGVYILKVETAQETITQKLIIH, from the coding sequence ATGAAAACTAACAAATTATCTTTTTTACTAGCTATAGTATTAATTTTTACTATTTCAGCACATGGTCAATATGTGACCCCAGGAAACAATTCATCTTTTACGTTAACTGACTTGGTAAACGTGTCGACTGGTGTTGTAACCGGAGGGGACGGGCACTTTTTAATCAGTAACGCTCTTACAATTTCTGCAACCGACACACTTAAAATTCTTACTGACGACACGGTTTTAGTAAGTGCCACAATGCGCATAACAGTAGAAGGAGTTTTAATTTGTAATCCTCCTAATTTAGCAGTTTTTAGAGCACAAGACACAACTGCACCATTTGATGGGTTCAGGTTTAATGATTCTCACAATTCGTTATTGCAAAACGCATCAATTGAGTTTGCTGGAGGGAATAGGGTTATAGGTTCAAACATGACAATCAATAACTGTAGATTTTACAAAAACGCTTATAGTCAAACTAGCGGTGCAATTGATGTTTTTCAGTGCAATCCGACTATATCTAACTGTACATTCGATCAGAACCAACGTTGTGGAGTTTCTAGTGGAACCAATGCATCGGCTTCACCAAAGATTTTGAACTGCTATTTTTATAAAAATGGTACACTAAACCAAAACCGCCCACAAATAAATCTCGGGTCAGGCTCATCTGAGTCCGATACTGTAATTATTCGTGGAAATACAATAATTGGTGAGTACCCTAGAGTAGGAGGTATTTCGGCAGCCACACTTACGGGTGGACAACTAAAAATTGTTGTTGATTCTAACTATATTGTAGGCAACAGATACGGTATCAACATGCAGGGAGCAGGTGTGAATTATGTAATCACAAACAACGATATTATTGACAATAATTTAGAAACAAATCCCAACCTTGGAGGTAGTGGAATTAGCTTCAGTACGGGCAATTCCGGTATCGTATCGAATAACCTGATAACAGGAAACCTTTGGGGAATAACGATACTGAACTCAGCACAGCCTAATATTGGAGAGATTGAACCATCAGTTGTTAATACAGGTAAAAACCATATATACAACAACGGAAACAATGGTCAAACATATAATTTATATAACAACACTTCAGGACTGATAAAAGCACAAAATAACTACTGGGGCACCAATGATGTAGATTCTGTTGAGTTGGGTATTTTTCACTATCCAGACGATAGTACATTGGGATTAGTTGATTATTTGCCTATATATCAAAATAACCAAATGTTATCGTTTGAGTTAACTGACGGTTCTGTTAGTGCAACTGGTAACATAGAAGGAGAAACTATTACAGTACAATTTAACACGACAGTTAATGTTGAAAACCTTACAGCTACATTTACCGTATCGGACGGAGCAACAGTATTTGTAAATAATGAACAGCAAATATCGGGTGTGTCAACTCAAAATTTCAACGATACTGTTATTTATACAGTTGTAGCTGAAAACTTAGAAACAAGAGATTACTCAGTAGTAGTAACGATTTACGAAGCAAGTAACGAGAATCAACTACTTACATTTTCACTAACCGATGGAAATGAAACAGCAGTGGGTGTAATTACAGGTAACATTGTTAATGTTGATTTTGATTCAGAAGTAGATCTTTCACAATTAACAGCAACATTTACTTTATCAGATAGTGCAACAGCTTGGGTTAATGGAGAGTTGCAAGAGTCGGGCGTTTCAATTCAAAATTTCAGTGATACTGTTATTTATACTATTATGGCAGAGAATTTAGAAACAAGGGATTATGCAGTAGTTGTAACAGCTTATGTTCCAAGTAACGAGAATCAATTGCTCACATTCTCATTAACCGATGGAGAGCAAACAGCAGAAGGCGAAATTACAGGAAATGTTGTTAAGGCTGTATTTTTTGCATATACAGATCTTTCGCAGTTAACTGCAACTTTCACATTGTCCGATAAAGCGACAGCTTTGGTTAACGGTGTTGAGCAAGTTTCAGGCGAAACCGTAAACGACTATACAGATACGGTTACATACGTAATTAGAGCGGAGAACGGTGAAACCAACGAATATATAGTTATAGCTGAAATACATGTTGGCATCAATCATGCAAATATTGATGTGAAAATTATGCCAAACCCTGCTAATGAAAACGTTATGATTCAAAGTGACTGTAAAATATTGAACATAAATTTGTATGAAATTAACGGAAAACTAATAAAATCGTGGGAGGCCGATAGTGACAGTAAACTTATTGAAGTGGGAGATATTAGCGGAGGTGTTTACATATTGAAAGTCGAAACAGCCCAAGAGACTATTACACAAAAGTTAATTATTCATTAA
- a CDS encoding PhoH family protein yields the protein MASKKKVFVLDTNVLLHDFKCLQNFENNDIVIPITVLEELDNFKKGFDQINFNARQIARDLSSLAGDGLFNNGVSLGKGLGKLYIEPNHEFSEILKSNFPANTPDHNILSITEYVKNKRKEPVIFVSKDINLRIKALALGIPAEDYETDMVTDMNIFSSAEEIKNIDPTFIYNMYQTKEPVEAKNIPLPKLPDENKHMIFSSKDGEQTIPVYYEMETQQLHAVTKNFAYGIEPRNIEQRFALHALLNPQVPLVSITGKAGTGKTLLALAAALEMASEFDHILLARPIIPLSNRDIGFLPGDVKEKIGPYMLPLFDNLGVIKTANKKHSKQSEKIDQMLNDERLVITPLTYIRGRSLSNVYFIIDEAQNLTPHEVKTIITRAGEGTKIVFTGDIQQIDTPYLDARSNGLSYLTDRIRKQPLFMHVHLQKGERSALAEMASNLL from the coding sequence ATGGCTTCAAAGAAAAAAGTATTTGTACTAGATACCAATGTGTTACTACACGACTTTAAATGTCTGCAAAATTTTGAGAATAATGATATTGTAATTCCTATAACCGTTTTAGAGGAACTTGATAATTTCAAAAAAGGCTTTGATCAAATAAATTTTAATGCTAGACAAATTGCTCGCGATTTAAGTAGTCTTGCTGGAGACGGTCTTTTTAACAATGGTGTCTCGCTCGGCAAAGGTTTAGGCAAATTGTATATTGAACCAAATCATGAGTTTTCAGAAATACTTAAAAGCAATTTTCCTGCAAATACTCCTGATCACAACATACTGTCTATAACCGAATATGTAAAGAATAAAAGAAAAGAGCCAGTAATATTTGTTTCAAAGGATATAAACTTGAGAATCAAAGCATTAGCGCTTGGCATTCCTGCCGAAGACTATGAAACCGACATGGTTACGGATATGAATATTTTTTCAAGTGCCGAGGAGATAAAAAATATTGATCCAACGTTTATATACAACATGTACCAAACAAAAGAGCCTGTTGAAGCAAAAAATATTCCGTTGCCAAAACTCCCCGATGAGAATAAGCATATGATTTTCAGCTCAAAAGATGGCGAGCAAACTATACCTGTCTATTATGAAATGGAAACGCAACAGTTGCACGCTGTCACTAAGAATTTTGCTTATGGCATCGAACCGAGAAATATTGAACAGCGATTTGCACTTCACGCACTGCTTAATCCACAAGTACCACTTGTAAGCATTACGGGAAAGGCTGGTACAGGAAAAACTTTACTTGCTCTTGCAGCTGCTTTAGAGATGGCAAGCGAATTTGATCATATTTTGCTGGCGCGTCCAATAATTCCACTATCTAATCGCGATATTGGTTTTCTTCCCGGTGATGTGAAAGAAAAAATAGGTCCATACATGTTGCCCTTGTTTGATAATTTAGGTGTCATTAAAACAGCGAATAAAAAGCACAGTAAGCAATCGGAAAAAATTGACCAAATGCTTAATGATGAACGATTAGTTATAACTCCACTGACATATATTCGTGGACGTAGTCTTAGCAACGTTTACTTTATTATTGACGAGGCTCAGAACCTAACACCACACGAAGTAAAAACAATAATTACCCGAGCAGGAGAAGGAACAAAAATTGTCTTTACTGGTGATATTCAGCAAATTGACACTCCATATCTCGATGCTCGTTCTAACGGATTATCATATTTAACCGACAGAATAAGAAAACAGCCGTTGTTTATGCACGTTCATTTACAAAAGGGTGAACGAAGTGCCTTGGCTGAAATGGCGAGTAATCTACTATAA
- a CDS encoding bifunctional folylpolyglutamate synthase/dihydrofolate synthase has product MTYQETLNYLFSQLPMYQRIGGAAYKADLSTTQKLDEYFNHPHQRFKSIHVAGTNGKGSVSHMLASVFQNAGFKTGLYTSPHMLDFRERIKINGQMIPENEVVEWVEQHKAILTKLSPSFFEMTVALAFDYFERQNVDIAIVEVGMGGRLDSTNIITPELSIITNIGLDHTQFLGNTLADIAREKGGIIKEGIHVVVGEYNNETLPVLKQLADNAKTVLTTADEQFRLLDSKVEENGIKKFFVEDVKERNKFVVELDLIGLYQDKNIITFLASLTEICKIFNLDFKESIKAVKHTASTTGLMGRWQVLKQKPYVVADIAHNADGIIETFKHVKGLKYKTLHIVLGVVNDKDVKSMLKMLPENAKFYFTQPSVPRALDFEKLYDLAKAAGFDGEKFPKVSMAIQSAINKAQPDDMIYIGGSAFVVADALQLAIELKS; this is encoded by the coding sequence ATGACATATCAAGAGACCTTAAATTACCTGTTTTCACAATTGCCAATGTATCAAAGAATTGGTGGTGCAGCTTATAAAGCTGATTTATCGACAACTCAAAAATTAGATGAGTACTTTAATCATCCACACCAGAGGTTTAAGTCGATACACGTTGCAGGTACCAATGGAAAAGGATCGGTTTCGCATATGTTGGCATCGGTTTTTCAAAATGCAGGTTTCAAAACAGGACTTTATACATCTCCCCATATGTTGGATTTTCGTGAGCGAATAAAAATTAATGGTCAAATGATACCTGAAAACGAGGTGGTTGAGTGGGTTGAGCAACACAAAGCCATTTTAACCAAACTATCGCCAAGTTTTTTTGAAATGACTGTGGCTTTAGCTTTTGACTATTTCGAACGGCAAAATGTTGATATTGCAATTGTGGAAGTCGGCATGGGCGGGAGACTAGATTCTACAAATATCATTACGCCGGAACTATCTATTATTACAAATATTGGTCTCGATCATACACAGTTCTTGGGTAATACTTTAGCCGATATTGCAAGAGAGAAAGGCGGTATTATAAAAGAAGGTATTCATGTGGTTGTTGGCGAATATAACAACGAAACATTGCCAGTTTTAAAACAGTTGGCAGATAATGCAAAAACTGTGTTAACAACTGCAGACGAGCAATTTAGACTACTGGACAGCAAAGTAGAAGAAAATGGCATTAAAAAGTTTTTTGTTGAGGATGTAAAAGAGCGCAATAAATTTGTTGTTGAGTTGGATTTAATAGGTTTATATCAGGACAAAAATATAATTACGTTTTTAGCGTCATTAACAGAGATTTGTAAAATATTTAATTTAGATTTCAAAGAGTCAATTAAGGCAGTTAAACATACTGCATCTACTACAGGATTGATGGGACGTTGGCAAGTTTTAAAACAAAAGCCATACGTTGTTGCCGATATTGCACACAATGCAGATGGAATAATAGAAACATTTAAACATGTCAAAGGTCTGAAATACAAAACCTTACATATAGTATTGGGTGTTGTTAACGACAAAGATGTAAAATCAATGCTAAAAATGTTGCCCGAAAATGCTAAATTTTATTTCACGCAACCATCGGTGCCACGTGCATTAGACTTTGAAAAATTATACGATTTAGCTAAAGCCGCAGGTTTCGATGGAGAAAAATTCCCAAAAGTAAGTATGGCTATCCAATCAGCAATAAACAAAGCTCAACCTGATGATATGATATATATTGGCGGCAGTGCATTTGTTGTTGCTGACGCTCTGCAATTAGCAATCGAGTTAAAAAGTTAA